The proteins below come from a single Candidatus Kirkpatrickella diaphorinae genomic window:
- a CDS encoding sugar porter family MFS transporter: MKTAIKDIVFVNAPRHDAAYVIRICAVAALGGILFGYDTSVIAGAITPLQNFFHLSPAQTGWAVSNVVIGCIIGALLSGWLADRWGRRMTLFVCAILFSVQSVGTAIAPSFSFFVIFRMLGGIAVGAASMVSPMYMSEVSPKDMRGRALSMEQFAIVFGQVIVFIVNYMIAANATQHWLNHMGWRWMFASEIVPCIIFCLTVFTIPESPRWHALKGRDDLALKTLSRISNAQHARNLMAEIKDSLKLVENQASFRLSTVFRDRRAMWIIFVASMIAALQQFTGINVMMYYAPMVLHGVGGSMQSALFQTVWIGVALLLGSVVGAWLIDFKGRRFLLKYGALCMVASLILVSMALYHQTQGYGALAGMILFMFTFGCSWGPITWVLVSEVFPNRFRSIGMSIAVASNWVGNFFVSQFFPMMNENKYLTEHFHGAFSMWLFAILGLLSTWFVLRFVPETRGVSLEKIEDTMLQVAPASVR, from the coding sequence ATGAAAACTGCGATCAAAGACATCGTTTTTGTTAACGCGCCGCGACATGATGCGGCCTATGTCATCCGCATATGCGCTGTGGCGGCGCTGGGGGGCATTTTGTTCGGATATGACACGTCCGTCATTGCCGGTGCCATCACGCCCTTACAGAATTTCTTCCATCTCTCTCCGGCGCAAACCGGGTGGGCGGTGTCCAACGTCGTCATTGGCTGTATCATCGGGGCCCTCCTGTCAGGATGGCTGGCGGATCGTTGGGGGCGGCGCATGACGCTGTTTGTCTGCGCCATTCTGTTTTCAGTGCAGTCGGTCGGGACGGCCATCGCGCCAAGCTTCAGCTTTTTCGTCATATTCCGGATGTTGGGTGGCATCGCTGTCGGGGCGGCGTCGATGGTCTCGCCAATGTATATGTCTGAGGTCTCGCCGAAAGACATGCGGGGGCGCGCGCTGTCGATGGAGCAATTTGCCATCGTGTTCGGTCAGGTCATTGTCTTTATCGTCAATTACATGATTGCGGCGAACGCGACGCAGCACTGGCTCAATCATATGGGATGGCGCTGGATGTTCGCGTCGGAAATTGTTCCGTGCATTATTTTCTGCCTGACGGTTTTCACCATCCCTGAATCACCGCGCTGGCATGCGCTTAAAGGCCGGGATGATCTGGCTTTGAAAACTTTGTCGCGTATTTCAAACGCGCAACATGCCCGGAATCTGATGGCGGAGATCAAGGATTCTCTGAAGCTGGTGGAAAATCAGGCTTCCTTCCGCCTTAGCACCGTCTTTAGAGACCGCCGCGCGATGTGGATCATCTTTGTCGCCTCCATGATCGCCGCCCTGCAGCAATTCACGGGCATTAATGTGATGATGTATTATGCGCCGATGGTGCTGCACGGTGTCGGGGGCTCAATGCAGTCGGCGCTTTTCCAGACAGTGTGGATTGGTGTGGCCCTGCTTCTGGGCAGTGTCGTGGGTGCATGGCTGATTGATTTCAAGGGACGTCGGTTCCTCCTGAAATATGGTGCGCTCTGCATGGTGGCGAGCCTCATCCTCGTTTCCATGGCGCTTTATCATCAGACGCAAGGGTATGGTGCGCTCGCGGGCATGATACTCTTCATGTTCACTTTCGGGTGCTCATGGGGGCCGATCACGTGGGTGCTTGTCTCCGAGGTCTTCCCTAATCGTTTCCGCTCCATCGGGATGAGCATCGCGGTCGCGTCAAACTGGGTCGGCAATTTCTTTGTCAGTCAGTTTTTCCCGATGATGAATGAAAATAAATATCTGACCGAACATTTCCACGGTGCGTTTTCCATGTGGCTCTTCGCCATATTAGGGCTTCTCTCCACATGGTTCGTCTTGCGCTTCGTACCTGAAACGCGAGGTGTCTCGCTGGAGAAAATCGAGGACACCATGCTTCAGGTTGCGCCAGCGTCCGTGCGTTAA